The genomic window CCCCCTCCAAAAACATGGAGATTTCAGAAAAATAAAAAAAGAGATATCAGTTCTTGTTAAAAACGGTGCAGTTATACGTGCCGTTCCCGAAGGTGTGAGAATACTCCTTGATAACTATTTTTTATTCAAGGAGGAGAGAGACAGATTTGACTATCTTTATAGTATAGAGGACCTTATCAATCTCAAGGGCAGAAAATTTCATAATAAAAAAAACCTGGTAAATAAATTTGAAAAAATCTATGAATTTTCATATGAAAAAATAAACAATGAAAATATAAAAGATGTAATTGAATTTGAGGAAAAATGGTGTCAGGAAAGAAAGTGCAGCATCTACAAGGGACTTGATAAAGAGAGCCTCGGCATAAGAGATATCTTTGAAAATTATGAGGTTCTTCAACTAAAAGGGGGACTTATAAGAGTTCACGGAGATATAGCAGCTTTCTCCATTGGGGAGGAGATTACTCCAAATACAGTACTGATACATATAGAAAAGGGGGATATAAAATATCAGGGAGTGTATCAAGAGATGAACAGAGTTTTTCTCAAAAAAGAATTTTCCCATTTGGAGTATGTCAACAGAGAAGAGGACCTTGGTATCGAGGGGATAAAAAAAGCCAAGGAGTCTTATAACCCTGTAATGCTTTTAAAAAAATATATCATTTTAGACGAAAAAGATCTCAAAATTGAAAAATAATTCAAAAAATGTTAGAATACCATGGAAATTCTAAAATTGGAGGGTAAAAAAATGGTTATAAAACCTAAAATCAAGGGAAGTCTTGCACTTAACTGTCATCCTATAGGATGTAAAGAGGAAGTCCTAAGTCAGATAAAATACGTTGAAAATTCTAAAAAATACA from uncultured Ilyobacter sp. includes these protein-coding regions:
- a CDS encoding phosphatidylglycerol lysyltransferase domain-containing protein encodes the protein MEWKNIQLEDRERLNEFLQGRFQTGDLTFTNLFIWRIGKNLKYRIIDDILYIKGIEDDREFYYVPLQKHGDFRKIKKEISVLVKNGAVIRAVPEGVRILLDNYFLFKEERDRFDYLYSIEDLINLKGRKFHNKKNLVNKFEKIYEFSYEKINNENIKDVIEFEEKWCQERKCSIYKGLDKESLGIRDIFENYEVLQLKGGLIRVHGDIAAFSIGEEITPNTVLIHIEKGDIKYQGVYQEMNRVFLKKEFSHLEYVNREEDLGIEGIKKAKESYNPVMLLKKYIILDEKDLKIEK